A window from Triplophysa dalaica isolate WHDGS20190420 chromosome 3, ASM1584641v1, whole genome shotgun sequence encodes these proteins:
- the LOC130417511 gene encoding gastrula zinc finger protein XlCGF57.1-like isoform X1: MLQWVKLITTRDHEIMLRHNVSSSFIGQFSTSERESTPTCQPAKDLVGLKDESDELKGLEETHQYQKDHNFKMEEISSDCSQMTKTEQRTKARTSFTCPHCEDVFALKSDFDLHVRIHNGEKMFTCPQCEEGFALKTDFELHIRVHTGEKIFTCPQCGEHFLYKGHLARHIRTHIKGGRLHPCLQCGKRFKQRSLLNDHVKIHSEERPYTCVQCGKSFKQRGPLHVHMKIHSEERPYTCVQCGKGFKQRGPLHVHMKIHSEERPYTCVQCGKSFKLSRMLKNHRKIHSEERPYTCVQCGKSFKQSGPLHVHMKIHSGKRPFPCPQCGKSFIQSDALKNHMRVHTGERPFPCPQCGKSFRQSGALSEHIRIHSGERPYACVECGKTFRRRNMLNDHIKIHTGECPHTCVQCGKSFRENGALNEHMKIHSEERPYTCVQCGRSFRRRNMLNDHIKIHSEERSYTCPQCGKSFKQSSMLNDHVKIHSEERPYTCVQCGKSFKQRGPLHVHMKIHSEERPYPCLQCGKSFKHGDALKNHMRIHTGERPYPCPQCGKSFRRSSALIVHMRIHTGERPYTCPHCGNGFRQSGALNEHMKIHSGEHTCV; the protein is encoded by the coding sequence ACCTGGTGGGGCTGAAAGATGAAAGTGATGAACTGAAGGGACTGGAGGAGACACATCAGTATCAGAAAGATCATAATTTCAAAATGGAAGAAATATCTTCTGATTGCTCGCAGATGACAAAGACAGAGCAAAGGACGAAAGCAAGAACATCTTTTACTTGCCCTCATTGTGAAGATGTTTTTGCATTGAAAAGTGACTTTGATTTGCATGTAAGAATCCATAATGGAGAAAAGATGTTCACATGCCCTCAGTGTGAAGAGGGATTTGCTTTGAAAACAGACTTTGAGCTGCACATAAGAGTCCACACTGGAGAAAAGATTTTCACCTGCCCTCAGTGTGGAGAACATTTCTTGTACAAAGGACATCTCGCGCGTCACATAAGAACTCACATTAAAGGAGGACGCCTACACCcatgtcttcagtgtggaaagagattcAAACAGAGAAGTCTGCTTAATGACCACGTGAAAATTCACTCTGAAGAGCGCCCGTAcacgtgtgttcagtgtggaaagagcttcAAACAGAGGGGACCGCTTCATGTCCACATGAAAATTCATTCCGAAGAGCGCCCGTAcacgtgtgttcagtgtggaaaagGTTTTAAACAGAGGGGGCCGCTTCATGTACACATGAAAATTCACTCCGAAGAGCGTCCGTAcacgtgtgttcagtgtggaaagagttttaaactgAGTAGGATGCTTAAAAACCACAGGAAAATTCACTCTGAAGAGCGGCCGTAcacgtgtgttcagtgtggaaagagcttcAAGCAGAGTGGTCCGCTTCATGTCCACATGAAAATTCACTCAGGAAAGCGCCCATTCccgtgtcctcagtgtggaaagagttttataCAAAGTGATGCACTTAAAAAccacatgagagttcacactggagagcgcccgttcccatgtcctcagtgtggaaagagtttcagacaGAGTGGTGCGCTCAGTGAACACATAAGAATTCATTCTGGAGAGCGGCCGTACGCGTGTGTTGaatgtggaaagacttttagaCGGAGAAATATGCTGAATGACCACATtaaaattcacactggagagtgCCCGCAcacgtgtgttcagtgtggaaagagttttcgTGAGAATGGTGCGCtcaatgaacacatgaaaattcaCTCTGAAGAGCGCCCGTAcacgtgtgttcagtgtggaaggaGTTTTAGACGGAGAAATATGCTGAATGACCACATAAAAATTCACTCTGAAGAGCGCTCGTACacgtgtcctcagtgtggaaagagttttaaacagagCAGTATGCTTAATGACCACGTGAAAATTCACTCTGAAGAGCGCCCGTAcacgtgtgttcagtgtggaaagagctttAAACAGAGGGGACCGCTTCATGTCCACATGAAAATTCACTCTGAAGAGCGTCCGTACCCGtgtcttcagtgtggaaagagttttaaacacGGTGATGCACTTAAAaaccacatgagaattcacaccggagagcgGCCATACCcctgtcctcagtgtggaaagagctttCGAAGGAGTAGTGCGCTTATCgtacacatgagaattcacactggagagcgtccgTACACGTGTCCTCATTGTGGAAACGGTTTTAGACAAAGTGGTGCGcttaatgaacacatgaaaattcaCTCCGGAGAGCACACATGTGTTtaa
- the LOC130417519 gene encoding gastrula zinc finger protein XlCGF9.1-like codes for MQIVKEEIEEMSHLDPCGVKNEDTEEQTDLLEMKDVSDELNGLEETHQYQKPHRFKMEEISSDCSEMKNTCSNTRQRTRRRKSFTCPQCEEEQTLKTDFDLHIRVHTGEKMFTCPQCGKQFSYREQFRNHIRTHTKERLHPCLQCEKSFRETSMLSNHMRIHTGERPYPCPQCGKSFRENGTLNNHMRIMCPHVCPQCVCPQNVLSV; via the exons ATGCAGATTGTTAAAGAGGAGATTGAAGAGATGAGTCATTTAGATCCATGCGGTGTGAAAAATGAAGATACGGAGGAACAAACAG atctGCTGGAAATGAAAGATGTAAGTGATGAACTAAATGGACTGGAGGAGACACATCAGTATCAGAAACCTCATCGTTTCAAAATGGAAGAAATATCTTCTGATTGCTCGGAGATGAAAAATACTTGTTCAAACACAAGGCAAAgaacaagaagaagaaaatcTTTCACTTGCCCTCAGTGTGAAGAGGAACAGACTTTGAAAACAGACTTTGATCTGCACATAAGAGTCCACACTGGAGAAAAGATGTTCACctgccctcagtgtggaaaACAGTTCTCGTACAGAGAACAGTTTCGAAATCACATAAGAACTCACACTAAAGAGCGTCTACATCCATGTcttcagtgtgaaaagagttttagAGAGACTAGTATGCTTAGTaaccacatgagaattcacaccggagagcgGCCATACccgtgtcctcagtgtggaaagagttttagagAGAATGGTACACTTAATAACCACATGAGAATCATGTGTCCTCATGTGTGTCCTCAGTGTGTGTGTCCTCAGAATGTCCTCAGTGTGTga
- the LOC130417511 gene encoding gastrula zinc finger protein XlCGF57.1-like isoform X2 → MEIVKEDSEDMSDSDPCKLKNEDTEEQTDLVGLKDESDELKGLEETHQYQKDHNFKMEEISSDCSQMTKTEQRTKARTSFTCPHCEDVFALKSDFDLHVRIHNGEKMFTCPQCEEGFALKTDFELHIRVHTGEKIFTCPQCGEHFLYKGHLARHIRTHIKGGRLHPCLQCGKRFKQRSLLNDHVKIHSEERPYTCVQCGKSFKQRGPLHVHMKIHSEERPYTCVQCGKGFKQRGPLHVHMKIHSEERPYTCVQCGKSFKLSRMLKNHRKIHSEERPYTCVQCGKSFKQSGPLHVHMKIHSGKRPFPCPQCGKSFIQSDALKNHMRVHTGERPFPCPQCGKSFRQSGALSEHIRIHSGERPYACVECGKTFRRRNMLNDHIKIHTGECPHTCVQCGKSFRENGALNEHMKIHSEERPYTCVQCGRSFRRRNMLNDHIKIHSEERSYTCPQCGKSFKQSSMLNDHVKIHSEERPYTCVQCGKSFKQRGPLHVHMKIHSEERPYPCLQCGKSFKHGDALKNHMRIHTGERPYPCPQCGKSFRRSSALIVHMRIHTGERPYTCPHCGNGFRQSGALNEHMKIHSGEHTCV, encoded by the coding sequence ACCTGGTGGGGCTGAAAGATGAAAGTGATGAACTGAAGGGACTGGAGGAGACACATCAGTATCAGAAAGATCATAATTTCAAAATGGAAGAAATATCTTCTGATTGCTCGCAGATGACAAAGACAGAGCAAAGGACGAAAGCAAGAACATCTTTTACTTGCCCTCATTGTGAAGATGTTTTTGCATTGAAAAGTGACTTTGATTTGCATGTAAGAATCCATAATGGAGAAAAGATGTTCACATGCCCTCAGTGTGAAGAGGGATTTGCTTTGAAAACAGACTTTGAGCTGCACATAAGAGTCCACACTGGAGAAAAGATTTTCACCTGCCCTCAGTGTGGAGAACATTTCTTGTACAAAGGACATCTCGCGCGTCACATAAGAACTCACATTAAAGGAGGACGCCTACACCcatgtcttcagtgtggaaagagattcAAACAGAGAAGTCTGCTTAATGACCACGTGAAAATTCACTCTGAAGAGCGCCCGTAcacgtgtgttcagtgtggaaagagcttcAAACAGAGGGGACCGCTTCATGTCCACATGAAAATTCATTCCGAAGAGCGCCCGTAcacgtgtgttcagtgtggaaaagGTTTTAAACAGAGGGGGCCGCTTCATGTACACATGAAAATTCACTCCGAAGAGCGTCCGTAcacgtgtgttcagtgtggaaagagttttaaactgAGTAGGATGCTTAAAAACCACAGGAAAATTCACTCTGAAGAGCGGCCGTAcacgtgtgttcagtgtggaaagagcttcAAGCAGAGTGGTCCGCTTCATGTCCACATGAAAATTCACTCAGGAAAGCGCCCATTCccgtgtcctcagtgtggaaagagttttataCAAAGTGATGCACTTAAAAAccacatgagagttcacactggagagcgcccgttcccatgtcctcagtgtggaaagagtttcagacaGAGTGGTGCGCTCAGTGAACACATAAGAATTCATTCTGGAGAGCGGCCGTACGCGTGTGTTGaatgtggaaagacttttagaCGGAGAAATATGCTGAATGACCACATtaaaattcacactggagagtgCCCGCAcacgtgtgttcagtgtggaaagagttttcgTGAGAATGGTGCGCtcaatgaacacatgaaaattcaCTCTGAAGAGCGCCCGTAcacgtgtgttcagtgtggaaggaGTTTTAGACGGAGAAATATGCTGAATGACCACATAAAAATTCACTCTGAAGAGCGCTCGTACacgtgtcctcagtgtggaaagagttttaaacagagCAGTATGCTTAATGACCACGTGAAAATTCACTCTGAAGAGCGCCCGTAcacgtgtgttcagtgtggaaagagctttAAACAGAGGGGACCGCTTCATGTCCACATGAAAATTCACTCTGAAGAGCGTCCGTACCCGtgtcttcagtgtggaaagagttttaaacacGGTGATGCACTTAAAaaccacatgagaattcacaccggagagcgGCCATACCcctgtcctcagtgtggaaagagctttCGAAGGAGTAGTGCGCTTATCgtacacatgagaattcacactggagagcgtccgTACACGTGTCCTCATTGTGGAAACGGTTTTAGACAAAGTGGTGCGcttaatgaacacatgaaaattcaCTCCGGAGAGCACACATGTGTTtaa